In Bacillus sp. Cs-700, one genomic interval encodes:
- a CDS encoding tripartite tricarboxylate transporter substrate binding protein, which produces MSLLLGSALLLSACGSNESSGSSASNGEWSPDKPIEMIAPAGAGGGWDTTARTISKVMEKEKIIDKRMAVANKPGGGGAVGWSYVNKKGGNHTLFVTSPPILFVPLNGQSELGHNDFTPIAGVIADYSAFVVPANSPYDSMNDLVDALKEDPTSISVVGDSSPGSMDHMAFVKAVKAAGVDIKQLKYVSAQDGSGMSMLLGNKVDVYSTGLAEATEQARAGKVKVLAITSPEPLEGETVSEFPTLKEQGIDDEFIVWRGIMGPKEMDPKVAEFYEQAVKEMMETDEWKTQRDNFGWNDNFMTGEEFQDFLDEEYKTMESLLKEVGLAK; this is translated from the coding sequence ATGTCTCTTTTGTTGGGGAGCGCACTTCTATTAAGTGCTTGTGGAAGTAATGAAAGTTCAGGAAGCTCTGCATCGAATGGTGAATGGAGTCCTGATAAACCAATTGAAATGATTGCGCCAGCAGGAGCAGGCGGTGGCTGGGATACAACAGCGCGAACAATCTCAAAAGTAATGGAGAAAGAAAAGATTATCGATAAACGAATGGCTGTTGCCAATAAACCTGGAGGCGGAGGTGCAGTGGGTTGGTCCTATGTAAACAAGAAAGGTGGTAACCATACGCTTTTCGTCACATCCCCACCAATTTTGTTTGTTCCTTTAAATGGTCAATCTGAACTTGGACACAATGATTTTACGCCAATAGCAGGCGTGATTGCAGATTACTCCGCGTTTGTTGTACCAGCCAATTCGCCATACGACAGCATGAATGACCTTGTTGATGCGCTTAAAGAAGATCCAACCTCCATTTCAGTTGTTGGCGACTCTTCTCCTGGAAGTATGGATCACATGGCCTTTGTAAAAGCAGTGAAAGCAGCTGGCGTTGATATTAAACAATTAAAATATGTTTCTGCTCAGGACGGTAGCGGAATGAGCATGCTTCTTGGAAATAAAGTGGACGTTTATTCTACTGGACTCGCCGAAGCAACGGAGCAGGCACGTGCTGGTAAGGTGAAAGTTCTTGCGATTACTTCTCCTGAGCCCCTTGAAGGTGAAACTGTATCCGAGTTTCCAACGCTTAAAGAACAAGGAATCGATGATGAGTTTATTGTTTGGCGAGGCATTATGGGGCCAAAAGAAATGGACCCTAAAGTAGCAGAATTCTATGAGCAGGCTGTCAAAGAGATGATGGAAACAGATGAGTGGAAAACGCAGCGCGATAACTTTGGATGGAATGATAACTTTATGACCGGGGAAGAATTCCAAGATTTCCTTGATGAGGAATACAAAACAATGGAATCACTTCTAAAGGAAGTTGGTCTAGCAAAATAA
- a CDS encoding tripartite tricarboxylate transporter TctB family protein: MIASVERKVAIVLFVLSILYLVSSFQLPAFPYAIVDADALPKGLGFLLIALSILLFIQNPVEDRKKSDIKKDEVWMLLAVAGLIFVYILLFELLGFVVITILFLLVTSRLLGYTKWKTLIAVSIGFTLVLYFSFNYLLQIYLPQGILPF, encoded by the coding sequence ATGATCGCTAGTGTTGAACGGAAAGTAGCCATTGTTTTATTCGTACTATCAATTTTATATCTCGTCTCTAGTTTTCAGCTACCAGCTTTCCCATACGCCATCGTAGATGCAGACGCTCTTCCGAAAGGACTGGGATTTTTACTCATAGCCCTTTCAATTTTACTATTTATCCAGAACCCTGTTGAAGATCGAAAGAAAAGTGACATTAAAAAAGATGAAGTATGGATGTTGCTTGCGGTTGCTGGTCTTATCTTCGTCTATATACTCTTATTTGAGCTCCTAGGATTCGTCGTTATTACGATTCTATTCCTGCTCGTGACATCACGTTTACTTGGTTATACAAAGTGGAAAACGCTGATCGCAGTTTCAATCGGATTTACGCTCGTTCTCTATTTCTCCTTTAACTACTTACTTCAAATCTATTTACCACAGGGGATCCTCCCCTTTTAG
- a CDS encoding tripartite tricarboxylate transporter permease has product MDTISNMLYGFQVVLTFQNIMFVFIGVLAGTLIGMLPGLGPISAIAIMIPLSYGMDPASALILMAGVYYGAVFGGSTSSILLNAPGISGTVATSFDGYPLAKQGQAGKALAIAAISSFAGGTVSVVALMLVAPLMASFAVSFGPTEYFALMLLGLTAIASLSEGSTVKALISATIGLIIATIGVDQQTGTQRFTFGNPNLLEGIDFLIIALGLFALAEVCSLILSRKSKMMDGNSNVGSLKITKKEAKEISGPIARHSVLGFILGVLPGAGATIASFMSYITEKKISKDPSSFGKGNIKGLAAPETSNNAATSGAFVPLLTLGIPGSGTTAVLLGALLVVGVQPGPLMLTDHPDVFWGVIASMYLGNLFLLVLNLPLIPFIARILYIPKALLISLVIIFCMIGVYGVSFSTFDLYLLLAFGVIGFIMRLLNFPAAPLILAFILGGMMEQSFRQALTISNGSYLTFFDSTVTIVLLILSLLSLTLPFIKRKLSKRAAEDEEEHLAS; this is encoded by the coding sequence ATGGATACAATCTCGAATATGCTTTACGGCTTTCAAGTTGTTTTAACCTTCCAAAACATCATGTTTGTTTTCATCGGCGTACTAGCCGGAACTCTAATTGGCATGCTTCCTGGACTGGGTCCTATTTCAGCAATCGCGATTATGATTCCTCTAAGCTATGGCATGGATCCCGCTTCCGCTCTTATTCTTATGGCCGGAGTTTATTATGGAGCGGTATTCGGGGGATCAACCTCGTCCATTTTATTAAATGCACCAGGCATATCAGGAACTGTCGCCACATCATTTGACGGTTACCCGCTCGCCAAACAGGGTCAAGCTGGTAAAGCACTTGCCATTGCTGCTATTTCGTCCTTTGCTGGCGGTACTGTAAGTGTTGTGGCCCTTATGTTAGTTGCACCTCTTATGGCCAGCTTTGCCGTCTCGTTCGGACCGACTGAATATTTTGCTCTCATGTTACTCGGTTTAACAGCGATCGCGAGCTTGTCTGAAGGCTCAACTGTAAAGGCGTTAATTTCAGCAACAATTGGCTTAATCATCGCTACAATCGGCGTTGACCAACAAACAGGAACGCAGCGTTTTACTTTCGGGAACCCAAACCTTCTTGAAGGAATCGACTTTTTGATTATTGCTCTCGGACTTTTCGCGCTTGCAGAAGTTTGTTCATTAATCCTCTCGAGGAAATCAAAAATGATGGATGGAAACTCCAATGTTGGCTCTTTAAAAATTACGAAAAAAGAAGCAAAAGAAATCTCCGGACCGATTGCGCGCCATTCCGTGCTCGGATTTATTCTTGGGGTTCTTCCAGGTGCCGGCGCTACGATCGCTTCTTTCATGTCTTATATCACAGAGAAGAAGATTTCAAAGGACCCTTCGTCATTTGGAAAAGGAAATATTAAAGGGCTTGCCGCACCAGAAACATCTAATAATGCTGCAACGAGCGGGGCTTTTGTTCCTCTTTTAACACTTGGGATTCCAGGCTCTGGAACAACGGCTGTTCTGCTTGGTGCCCTTCTCGTTGTCGGTGTGCAACCGGGGCCATTGATGCTGACCGATCATCCCGACGTTTTTTGGGGAGTTATCGCAAGTATGTATCTTGGCAACCTTTTCTTGCTAGTGTTAAACCTACCGCTTATTCCGTTTATCGCTCGGATTCTTTACATTCCAAAAGCGCTCTTAATCTCGCTTGTGATTATCTTCTGTATGATCGGGGTTTACGGAGTTAGCTTCAGCACCTTTGACCTGTATCTTTTACTAGCATTTGGAGTCATTGGATTTATTATGAGACTTCTTAACTTTCCAGCAGCACCGCTCATCCTTGCCTTTATACTAGGAGGAATGATGGAGCAATCATTTAGACAGGCCCTTACAATCTCAAATGGAAGTTATCTGACGTTTTTCGATAGTACGGTTACGATTGTACTCCTTATTCTCTCACTCCTATCTCTTACGCTTCCTTTTATAAAACGCAAACTTAGTAAAAGGGCAGCGGAAGATGAAGAAGAACATTTAGCCTCTTAG
- a CDS encoding response regulator — translation MSDIEVLIIEDDHRIARINQKFTENVPGYVVIGVASSISEGKELLEIIEPDLVLLDIFFPEESGLSLLWHIRENYKETDVMMITAAKEIEAVQEALRGGAIDYIIKPVIFDRFKQTLEKFKKTRGQINHQKFVSQEDVDHLFTRQGTRAEVSTQVVPKGIDPLTLSKLTEVLVKHTPQGMTAEEVGSEMGCSRTTARRYLEYMVSLGKVDADLSYGTVGRPERRYHSIEE, via the coding sequence ATGTCTGATATCGAAGTATTGATTATAGAGGATGATCATCGCATCGCTAGAATCAATCAAAAGTTTACTGAAAATGTACCTGGTTATGTTGTTATCGGTGTCGCTTCAAGCATTTCAGAAGGGAAGGAACTTCTTGAAATAATAGAACCAGACCTTGTCTTACTCGACATCTTTTTTCCTGAAGAAAGCGGTCTTAGCTTGCTCTGGCACATTCGTGAAAATTACAAGGAAACGGACGTTATGATGATTACTGCTGCAAAAGAAATTGAGGCGGTTCAGGAAGCCCTTCGTGGTGGGGCTATTGATTACATTATTAAACCGGTTATTTTTGATCGTTTCAAACAAACTCTTGAAAAGTTTAAAAAGACGAGAGGCCAAATAAATCATCAAAAATTTGTGAGTCAAGAAGACGTGGATCACTTATTTACAAGGCAGGGGACACGTGCTGAGGTTTCGACTCAAGTTGTTCCAAAAGGCATTGATCCATTAACCTTATCAAAGCTAACTGAAGTGCTCGTGAAGCATACACCTCAAGGCATGACAGCTGAAGAAGTGGGAAGTGAAATGGGGTGCAGTAGAACAACAGCAAGAAGGTATTTGGAGTACATGGTTTCGCTTGGAAAAGTGGATGCTGATCTGTCCTATGGAACAGTAGGGCGTCCTGAACGACGCTATCATTCCATCGAAGAATAG
- a CDS encoding sensor histidine kinase, with translation MSRMKSISLQTKLSLMILSLLFTVLLILGLIFTHLYSTSVEEQMGERALNVAQSVAAMPAVVNAMKSENPSATIQPIVEDLRSKTGAEFIVVGDKEGIRVAHPLLDRIGKHMVGGDSQQALLKGESYVSKAEGSLGSSLRGKTPVFENGNIIGIVSVGFLTEDIEQKVDQFELKVMSLIGTILLLGIAGGFFIAKNVKRSIFGLEPSEIGAMFLERNTILQTIREGIIAVDKNGGITLANQEAHRMLNRSEDESLEGVDIVSVLPNTRMPEVLRSGKAEHDQEITIGHNHVIVNRIPIIQNGEITGAVSSFRRKTEIEALSRELSQVQSYANVLRSQTHEYANKLYTILGLIQLGAYDEAIDLIHKEAIGYQEVVQLLVKAVPNPMLSALLLGKYNRAHELHIQFLIDEESSMRDFPEWLEQEKLVTIVGNLIDNAMDAALDKQRGEKVVHLFMTDLGKDLIFEIEDSGNGVKEEEMERIFERGISSKKGEDRGIGLSLVKNALNYLGGYLTISTGRYGGAAFTVVIPKGEERNV, from the coding sequence ATGAGCAGAATGAAATCAATTTCTCTTCAGACGAAACTATCGTTAATGATATTGTCACTATTATTTACAGTACTGCTTATTCTTGGTTTGATTTTTACGCATTTATATTCGACAAGTGTTGAGGAACAGATGGGGGAGCGGGCGCTAAATGTCGCTCAATCTGTAGCGGCGATGCCGGCAGTAGTCAATGCGATGAAGTCGGAAAATCCTTCTGCAACCATTCAGCCAATTGTCGAGGATCTTCGTTCTAAGACCGGAGCTGAATTTATTGTGGTTGGCGATAAGGAAGGGATCCGTGTAGCTCATCCGCTACTTGATCGCATCGGAAAGCATATGGTAGGTGGGGATAGCCAACAAGCTCTACTGAAAGGGGAATCATATGTTTCAAAAGCAGAAGGATCTCTCGGGTCTTCCCTTAGAGGAAAAACACCTGTCTTCGAGAATGGAAATATTATCGGTATCGTTTCGGTTGGGTTTCTAACGGAAGATATTGAACAGAAAGTTGATCAATTTGAGTTAAAGGTTATGAGTTTAATAGGTACAATTTTATTACTCGGTATAGCAGGTGGTTTTTTTATTGCAAAGAATGTGAAAAGGTCTATTTTTGGTCTTGAACCATCGGAAATTGGGGCTATGTTTTTAGAGCGAAATACAATTCTCCAAACGATCAGAGAAGGCATTATTGCGGTTGATAAGAACGGCGGCATTACCCTTGCTAACCAAGAAGCTCATCGTATGTTAAATCGAAGTGAAGATGAAAGTTTAGAAGGAGTAGACATCGTCTCTGTTCTTCCAAACACAAGAATGCCAGAAGTATTACGTTCTGGAAAGGCAGAGCATGATCAAGAAATCACCATAGGTCACAATCATGTGATAGTGAACCGAATTCCAATCATTCAGAACGGTGAAATTACAGGCGCCGTTTCCAGCTTTAGAAGGAAAACAGAAATTGAGGCATTATCACGAGAACTTTCACAAGTACAAAGTTATGCGAATGTCCTTCGCTCTCAAACGCATGAATACGCCAATAAGCTGTATACCATTTTAGGGTTAATTCAGTTAGGTGCCTATGATGAAGCAATTGACTTAATACATAAAGAAGCGATTGGCTATCAAGAGGTTGTTCAGCTTTTGGTAAAAGCTGTGCCTAATCCGATGCTATCAGCCTTGCTTTTAGGTAAATATAATCGGGCTCATGAGTTACATATTCAATTTTTAATTGATGAGGAAAGTAGTATGCGTGATTTTCCAGAGTGGCTGGAGCAAGAAAAGCTCGTTACGATTGTCGGTAATTTAATTGATAATGCGATGGATGCTGCCCTTGATAAGCAGAGGGGAGAGAAGGTTGTCCATTTGTTTATGACGGATCTAGGAAAAGACTTGATTTTTGAGATAGAAGATTCAGGAAACGGTGTTAAGGAAGAGGAGATGGAACGGATCTTTGAAAGAGGGATTAGTAGTAAAAAGGGAGAAGATCGAGGCATTGGACTTTCTCTCGTGAAAAATGCTCTGAATTATTTAGGTGGATATCTTACCATCTCAACAGGTCGTTACGGAGGAGCCGCGTTTACTGTTGTGATTCCTAAGGGGGAAGAAAGAAATGTCTGA
- a CDS encoding nucleoside hydrolase, which yields MSEKRKVILDCDPGHDDAISIILAASSDRIQIEGITTVAGNVEVEKTTLNALKVCDLLGLDVPVARGAEQPLVKVREFAPDIHGDSGLDGPQLPKVPRKKVIEQQAADFIIERVMASNGDITLVPTGPLTNIALALQKEPAIAEKVREIVLMGGGTFGNWTPTAEFNIYVDAEAADIVFNSGVPVTMFGLDVTHQAITTPAILDQIASIGSHISEFVGELLAYFTQTYKDVFGFEGAPIHDACTVAYLIDESIFEFETVRVDIETKGEFTYGTTCVDRLHVTGREANVKFARGINQEKFWGLLLSALKE from the coding sequence ATGAGCGAAAAAAGAAAGGTGATTTTAGACTGTGACCCTGGTCATGATGACGCAATATCGATTATCCTCGCAGCTTCAAGTGACCGAATCCAGATTGAAGGCATTACAACAGTAGCTGGTAATGTAGAAGTTGAGAAAACGACGCTGAATGCGCTGAAAGTATGTGATTTACTCGGACTGGATGTACCTGTTGCACGTGGTGCCGAGCAGCCGCTTGTAAAGGTTCGTGAATTTGCGCCAGATATTCACGGGGACTCGGGACTAGATGGACCTCAGTTACCGAAAGTTCCGAGAAAAAAGGTGATTGAGCAGCAAGCGGCCGACTTTATTATTGAGCGAGTAATGGCTTCAAATGGTGACATCACCCTTGTGCCGACAGGTCCGCTCACAAATATCGCATTAGCTCTTCAAAAAGAACCTGCGATTGCTGAAAAGGTCAGAGAAATCGTTCTAATGGGTGGGGGGACGTTTGGAAACTGGACGCCTACGGCTGAGTTTAATATTTATGTTGATGCAGAGGCCGCGGATATTGTTTTTAACAGCGGGGTCCCCGTCACGATGTTCGGACTTGATGTTACGCATCAAGCGATCACAACCCCAGCTATACTTGATCAAATCGCTTCAATTGGCAGTCACATTTCTGAATTTGTTGGAGAGCTTCTTGCTTACTTCACTCAAACCTATAAAGACGTTTTTGGTTTTGAAGGAGCCCCGATTCATGATGCGTGCACGGTTGCGTATTTAATCGATGAATCGATTTTTGAATTCGAGACGGTTCGTGTGGATATTGAGACGAAGGGAGAATTTACATACGGTACCACCTGCGTGGATCGACTTCATGTAACGGGGAGAGAGGCGAATGTGAAGTTTGCGCGTGGGATTAACCAAGAGAAGTTTTGGGGGTTGTTGCTTAGTGCGTTGAAGGAGTGA
- a CDS encoding serine hydrolase has translation MTKRICVLMVMFLLVTTSLFSTSTAAKGQKLSHGSPKSAEMDATRLEEIDSVVKDAITNNITPGAVVLVAKDGRIVKESAYGDAQKYDMGTLLEKPRKMKEKTIFDLASLTKVMGTTQGIMKLVSEGELSVNDRVAKYIPDFASNGKGEVTIADLLTHTSGLTPWQPTYFHATNSKDVLTYINDLPLEYETGTDRRYSDFSFMMLGFIIEEISGERLNDYLQENVYEPLKMKDTMFTPSDHLDHKIAATSWGNPFEYKMVDDPNFGYNVPERAEDFERWRNYTLIGEVNDGNSFYANEGIAGHAGLFSTARDLAVLGQVMLNGGSYGKVKLYEQEVIKDFITPQRFGQGYGWELNKSWYMGEKHSEKAFGHTGFTGTQVIFDPVYDLQIIVLTNKQNNGPLETGSYPSTGGLSKQIANIVYDSIQ, from the coding sequence GTGACAAAACGAATTTGTGTATTGATGGTAATGTTTCTTCTGGTGACTACCTCTCTTTTCTCCACGTCAACTGCTGCTAAAGGACAAAAACTAAGTCACGGTAGTCCGAAAAGTGCTGAAATGGATGCTACAAGACTCGAAGAAATTGATAGCGTAGTGAAAGACGCAATAACTAATAATATTACTCCTGGAGCAGTAGTGCTGGTGGCGAAGGATGGGCGAATCGTTAAGGAATCGGCGTATGGAGATGCACAGAAATATGATATGGGAACCCTTCTAGAAAAACCTAGGAAAATGAAAGAGAAAACAATCTTTGATCTTGCCTCTTTAACTAAGGTGATGGGGACCACTCAAGGAATTATGAAGCTTGTTAGTGAGGGGGAATTATCTGTAAATGATCGTGTAGCAAAATATATCCCTGACTTCGCTTCTAATGGCAAAGGTGAGGTCACAATTGCCGACTTATTAACACACACCTCTGGTTTAACTCCATGGCAACCTACTTATTTTCATGCTACGAACTCGAAAGATGTGCTGACCTATATTAATGATCTTCCACTAGAATATGAAACAGGAACGGATCGCCGCTATAGTGATTTTAGCTTTATGATGCTCGGCTTTATCATTGAGGAGATAAGCGGAGAGAGACTTAATGATTATCTGCAAGAAAATGTTTATGAGCCATTGAAAATGAAGGACACCATGTTCACGCCATCTGATCACCTTGATCATAAAATTGCAGCCACCTCATGGGGGAATCCTTTTGAATATAAGATGGTCGATGATCCAAATTTTGGCTACAACGTTCCAGAGCGGGCTGAGGATTTCGAAAGGTGGAGAAATTATACACTTATTGGAGAAGTTAATGACGGTAATAGTTTTTATGCAAACGAAGGTATTGCTGGACACGCTGGCTTATTCTCCACGGCACGAGATCTTGCCGTACTTGGACAGGTAATGTTGAATGGTGGGAGTTACGGAAAAGTGAAGCTCTATGAGCAGGAGGTTATCAAAGACTTTATAACTCCCCAGCGTTTTGGACAAGGTTATGGATGGGAACTTAATAAAAGCTGGTATATGGGGGAAAAGCATTCCGAAAAAGCATTCGGGCATACAGGTTTTACAGGGACACAAGTGATTTTTGATCCTGTTTATGATCTTCAAATTATTGTTTTAACAAATAAGCAAAACAATGGCCCTCTGGAGACTGGTTCTTATCCAAGTACTGGAGGACTTTCAAAACAAATCGCGAATATCGTATATGATTCAATCCAATAA
- a CDS encoding phosphopentomutase, with the protein MGRMVVLILDSFGIGAMDDCDDYEPGDCVANTYEHIRNKVALSIPTMYSLGLNQLVDGTGIPKGAYGKSRLAHHGADTYMGHQEIVGSLPKRPAKRLMKDVHEEIATRLLSENFNVAYPNEELPVLLIDDAIIIADNIESTPGNIINVTADLKKVSFDYALKVGRVVRKVVDTSRVITLGGPHTSVEHLLSVIKKGEEGQWGIDSPKARVYGEGYHVRHLGYGINVQRQFQTLAEAKIPVYRIGKTADVLEGKDLAYSIVNTAEVLQQLKESFINEEHGAFLVNVQETDLAGHAEDTNWYASLLEIVDNWLKDFIPLLKEDDVLIVTADHGNDPTIGHSKHTREFTPLMVSGPKVKAVSIGTRATMSDIGATLSDYFHIEPPEAGTSFLNQILES; encoded by the coding sequence ATGGGACGTATGGTAGTGCTGATTCTTGATAGTTTTGGAATTGGCGCAATGGATGATTGTGATGACTATGAACCAGGGGACTGTGTAGCAAATACGTACGAGCATATTCGAAATAAAGTTGCGCTTTCCATTCCAACCATGTACTCATTGGGTCTTAATCAGCTAGTCGATGGAACAGGGATACCAAAAGGAGCTTATGGAAAATCAAGACTTGCTCATCACGGTGCTGATACTTACATGGGACATCAGGAGATCGTAGGAAGTCTTCCAAAACGTCCCGCTAAACGTTTGATGAAAGATGTTCATGAGGAGATAGCAACTCGCCTTCTGAGTGAAAATTTCAATGTAGCTTATCCTAATGAGGAGTTGCCAGTATTGTTAATTGACGATGCGATCATTATTGCGGATAACATTGAATCCACTCCTGGAAACATTATTAATGTAACGGCAGACTTGAAAAAGGTTTCGTTCGACTACGCGCTTAAAGTAGGAAGGGTTGTTCGAAAAGTCGTTGATACGAGTCGCGTCATTACATTAGGAGGTCCTCACACGTCGGTCGAGCACCTTCTATCAGTTATAAAGAAAGGAGAAGAGGGTCAATGGGGGATTGATAGCCCTAAAGCTCGAGTATATGGTGAAGGCTATCACGTTCGTCACCTTGGATATGGCATTAATGTCCAAAGACAGTTCCAAACTTTAGCAGAAGCTAAAATCCCAGTTTATCGAATCGGCAAAACGGCGGACGTGCTAGAAGGTAAAGACCTCGCTTATTCGATCGTCAATACAGCAGAAGTGCTTCAACAATTGAAAGAATCATTTATAAACGAAGAGCATGGGGCTTTTCTAGTAAATGTACAAGAAACAGATCTCGCTGGTCATGCAGAAGATACGAATTGGTATGCCTCGCTTCTTGAAATAGTAGATAACTGGCTGAAGGATTTTATTCCACTACTTAAAGAGGATGATGTTTTAATCGTAACAGCCGATCATGGGAATGACCCAACAATCGGACATTCAAAACATACGAGAGAATTTACGCCTCTTATGGTTTCAGGCCCAAAAGTGAAAGCGGTATCAATCGGTACAAGAGCTACAATGTCTGATATAGGTGCAACCCTGAGTGATTATTTTCATATTGAACCCCCTGAAGCAGGTACAAGTTTTCTTAATCAAATTCTTGAAAGTTAA
- a CDS encoding YhfX family PLP-dependent enzyme — MFLSLTKKRNPELIKAGVHLHQSGLIPPNTYVLDLDTIAKNVRSMAKAAKENDFVLYFMSKQLGRIGELGNWIAEHGIEKAVAVEFEEAFRLDQAGVKIGNVGHLVQPGKHQWGEVIGFEPEVVTVFSIERARQVSEAAMKLGKKQDVILRVIHPSDTIYPGQWGGFQLAELQSVIPELKELEGIEVMGVTSFPLLLMDKEREELRFTENLKTILSAKEILEASGFQIRQVNGPSATSTETIPRLKKAGITHGEPGHALTGTTPLHAVRSLPEDPAIIYVSEISHVDKENVYVIGGGFYERGKMTGAYVGSSPEHIFDTFLKGKSLNSEYIDYYGRLEQGPPVSIGDTAIYAFRTQVFVTRANVALVRGLHDGVPEIVHFERRG, encoded by the coding sequence TTGTTTCTTTCACTTACAAAGAAGAGGAATCCAGAGCTTATAAAAGCAGGAGTACACCTCCACCAATCTGGGCTTATTCCCCCTAATACGTATGTTCTCGATCTTGACACAATAGCCAAAAATGTTAGGAGCATGGCAAAGGCTGCTAAGGAGAACGATTTTGTTTTATATTTTATGAGTAAGCAGCTTGGCCGTATTGGGGAACTTGGAAATTGGATTGCGGAACATGGTATTGAAAAAGCTGTTGCTGTTGAATTTGAAGAAGCTTTCCGATTAGATCAGGCAGGTGTCAAAATTGGTAATGTGGGGCATCTCGTTCAACCTGGCAAACATCAGTGGGGTGAAGTTATCGGCTTCGAACCAGAGGTTGTTACAGTCTTTTCGATTGAGCGAGCAAGACAGGTGTCAGAGGCAGCTATGAAACTAGGAAAAAAACAGGATGTTATTCTGAGAGTTATCCATCCATCCGATACTATTTATCCTGGGCAGTGGGGAGGCTTTCAGTTAGCAGAACTTCAATCAGTTATTCCGGAGCTTAAGGAACTCGAAGGAATTGAAGTGATGGGCGTTACTTCTTTTCCATTATTGCTTATGGATAAGGAGCGGGAAGAGTTACGATTTACAGAAAATCTGAAAACCATTCTTTCAGCAAAAGAAATACTTGAAGCCTCCGGATTTCAGATTCGACAGGTTAATGGCCCGAGTGCAACGAGTACTGAAACCATCCCAAGGCTCAAAAAAGCAGGGATTACGCATGGGGAACCGGGCCATGCTCTGACAGGTACTACACCCCTTCATGCGGTGCGCTCGCTTCCTGAGGATCCTGCTATTATTTATGTCTCTGAAATCTCTCATGTAGACAAGGAAAACGTCTACGTGATTGGAGGAGGGTTTTACGAACGAGGAAAGATGACCGGTGCCTATGTCGGAAGCTCTCCAGAACATATTTTTGATACTTTTTTGAAAGGAAAGTCTCTTAATTCTGAGTACATTGATTACTATGGAAGACTCGAACAAGGACCGCCCGTATCAATCGGTGATACAGCAATCTATGCTTTTCGAACACAAGTGTTTGTAACTAGGGCAAACGTCGCCCTTGTGCGTGGGTTACATGATGGTGTTCCAGAAATCGTACATTTCGAAAGGAGAGGATAG